A segment of the Triticum urartu cultivar G1812 chromosome 1, Tu2.1, whole genome shotgun sequence genome:
ATTTTGGTTATTTTAGCTTCCATCTGTCTATGTTGATTGTTTAAGAAGATAATCGTTTTTAGTTTGAAAGCACTTAAATCTGGAACCATTCTGTTCTCATGTAGAATTAGTTTTACAAATTATGTGTCAACATTGAGTTGGTCCTAGGGTTGTCATGGCAGAGGATGTTTGTCTTTATGAAAATGTAAGCTTAGGAGCATCAGTATCACGTTTATCTGTAACCTTTTGGAGTGGCATCATCATTCAGTCATTTTGCATATGGCTAACTGAATTACAACGATGTTTTGTAATCTTTTTGCAGAATGTCACTGCCAGTGATGATTTCTGTTTGCCCTCAACCAATGCCGAGTGTGAAGAGGAAGTAAGTGTGCCGCTTGTGACTAATGAAGCTGTGTCACACAGGCAGTGCCGCGCCCCTGAGATGAATGCTAGATGGCTTAATCCCGCCTTGGTTGCTCCTTTTCCAAGTGGTATGATGAGAACGCGACTTGTCGCAACTGTGGCAGTGGCTGCTATATTGTGTTTCACGGCCTGTGTTGCCGTGTTCCACCCACATAGAGTAGGGGTGCTTGCAGCTCCAGTAAAGAGGTACTTGTTTAGCgactgcccaccatggcaccaTAGTGGATGTTAGATTAGATTAACTTTCTTGACTTGTTGACTTTCTTGACTTGTTGTTGCTTTCCCCTGTGCCATGTGTATACCGTTGTGTTGACTCATAGATTGTGTGTATCAAGGATAAAATACCTTTTCCAGTGGACAATGCAAACTTGCATCTTTTTGACAGAAACTATGGGCATATGTGCATGCAGTTCCGAACCACCTGGTGTATCAGAGGGTTTGATAGGATTGCTCCGAGTCGTGGTTGTAACCGCAGCCCACATCTGGGAATTTTTCACTCTTTGGATTCTCCTGAATGATGTCCACCTTCATGAGCAAACTGAAGATACCATCTTCTGAAAGCACGCGAAACGACGGGATATACACGGCGGCCACTGCGTACAAGGCTCAATTCTTAGGCTTACTCTTTCCCCGTACAAGGCTCAATTCTTAGGCTTGACTCTTTCCCCCTTGGACTGTATGGTTTGGAAGGCATGGGCACCTCCAAAGGTTAATTTTTTTGCGTGATTGGCAATACAAGATAGGATTTGGACCGCCGATCGTTTACAGCGACGAGGTTGGCCAAATTGTGGCCTCTGCAAACTTTGCAATAGGGAGCAAGAAACGGATGCCCACATTTTCTTCAAGTGCCGTTTTACAATTCGGATATGGAAGTCTCTCATTGAGAGGCTTGGTCTCGCGCACATAGATACATCCGAGTGGCACACGGATGAATCCGTCTACGAATGGTGGGACAAGAGAACCGACAATCGCAACCCCAATCGGCAAGCTTTGGCCTCTCTCATCATGCTTGTCTCCTGGACCATTTGGAATGAAAGTAATGCACGGGTGTTTCGTCACTGCCATTGTCCACGAGGCCAAGCTTTGGGTGACCGCGGGCGCAAAGAAATTAGGAAATATTTTTATGGGCGAGTAATTGCTATGCCGTATTTGTGGGTGTTGTAAAACTCTAAAATCTATTCTCTTCTTATTTAATTGATGAGACAAATCTTATGCctccatttcaaaaaaaaaaagatTGGGTCTCAGTTTTATATTTTTTGTTCGCGACAAGTAGGAATCTTGGAGGAATCCAACTTACATTTTCCCAAATCCTGAGTAAGAAGATTCATCTGATTTGGGGCGTGAATATGATCTGAAGAGTACCTCTCTGTTTCATATTACTCCATTCCAATGAAGGCGCATCCCAAATTTCAACTTTGATGATAATTTAGACCTATCAAATGTTGGTTATATGTGATAAATATTATACCATTGAACAAAAGAACTTTTCAATAGTATAATTTTCAAGTCACAAAAATATGTAGTGTTGGTTcaatttatggtcaaaattgaATTTGGGGATGTGTGTGTGCCTTATTCATTGGAATGGTGGGAGTATGTTAAGTTCTAGCTTTGTCTTTAAGTTTTTTTTTTGTGAAGATTGTTTTTGGTTCAAACTTACATAGGTCTTCTTTACATTGTAGAATTGTGAAACACGGGAATAGTACAAAACATGGGTTTACAAACACAGGAGAACTATATGAATAGTTGTTTGGATGGAATAGAGGAAAATCACCTTGGTCCAACGCGATTGAGTCCAAGTGGTTGGACCAGATGTTCAAATTTCTATGAAATTGAGGCAAATGAATCCATTCTGTGGGAATTTACGTGCCACCAATCCTTGGGAAGAATCCAAAGGGTTAGAGTCTACAAATTTATACAGAATTTCTGCAATCCAAAGAGGACCTTAAGTTTAACCAAGTACATAGAACAATATATTAACATCTACAATACCAAATTAGCTTTATTAGATTTGTCATAAACTATATTTTTATAATCCATATATTTAATATTTTAGTTATTAGCATGTTCTTTTATATTTGATCAACATTAAACAAATTGACTTAGGATAAATATAATTTCAAGTAATCTGAAATGGAGAAAATACTTAGCACCTTACAATATCAAGCCTCGAAGAATTACATCATCATGCAATGGATGTTAGTGCCATCATCTTGAATTGACAATTGCAGAGACGCAATGTGCTGTTTTGTATGCAAACGATGCTTGCAGGCACATTCCTGATTCAGAAAAGGAAGTGTTACGCTAATCCCGAGCACAAACGCATAAATTTTACAAAATAATATAAGTGGAATAAAAAAATCTGATTTTTTGCGTGGATGAACATCAACAAGCATTTTAGTTTTCTGCAAAAATTCACCACGAAAAGACATCCGCATGATGCTTTTGCTAGTTCTCTACACGAAGGCAATGAAAATGATTCCACACTTCACCCGTCCAGGATTGCAGCTTGGGTTTGAAACATAAACATATTTGTCTACTTTTAATTTGAATATTAATTTACTTCGGTTTTTTTTAACTGTAACTCTGGATTTCTTTGATCACATGGGTCAGGCCTGCAGGACCCTGACCCACATATCACCCACCCAATGACACCTGGTGATATGTCTCGCTTTATGCAAGACAAATGATGCTTAAAATTCTTTAAAATGACAGGTGGCCAACCTAACTCGGCATTAATAATTTTTTTGTttatattttaaaaatattagAAATACTATTCCAGAAAATTTAATGTGCTTAAGATTCTTTAAAATGTTCATCGCAAATTTCAAAAATGTTAACACAATATAATTTAAGAAAATATTGATAGCATTCAAGAAAAAATTTCATGACGTTTAGAAAATGTTCACGCGACAATTTTGGAAAATGTAATGCAGTGTAAAAAAAAGTCGAGTAATTCAAGACAAAAAATGTTCCAGAACATTCAAAAAATGTACTTTGCATTGTTAAAAATGTGTATACATTTTTAAAATACTTTTTTGACATTTAAAAAATATCTACACAATGTAAAAGAAGTTCTCATAGTTTAATAAAATATTTTGTATCATTCGAAAGAATGTTTGaaatgtatttgaaaaatgtttaacacatatatgaaaaaatattcaaaaatatgtatttgaaaaatattaaacatgtataaaaattattttatactccctccgttccgaattacttgtcgcaggtatggatgtatctagatgtattttagttctagacacatccatttctacgacgagtaatttggaacggagggagtatatgtatACAAAAAATGGGAAAAGTATCTGGTGCACCTGGTGCTTGTGGTGCTGCTGGTGCACCGGATGCCGCAACACGTTCAAAACTGTTCAAAAAATCTGAAACAAATGTAGCACATTGACATAACGTCGGTCTATGTTGTCAcaaaaaatcaaataaaaattCGAAACATTGCGCgagatacaaaaatgacaaatttaGCATTAATGTAATAATGGGCCAAATCTAAAGCCCACCTTATGCTGTGTACTATTCAGTGTCAATTTTGTGATTTTTGTACCTCGAGCAATGTTTCAAAGTTTGAGTTAAAATTTTGCGAAAAATAAGATCGAGATTATGTGAATGGGCTAATTTTTTTCATATTTTTAAATGTGCTATGGGCGTTCGGTGCACCGGTAGAACCACAAGCACCGGTGCACTAGATACTTTCCCACACAAAATGTAcaatatgtatgaaaaatgaaaatgaaaatctATATCTGAAGTTCCGAAAAAATCtatatttgaaaaaatgttaaaGGTCTATAAAAAATGTTCCCGGTGTACACGAAAAATGTATAGTGTGTACAAAAAAATGCAGACATGTGTTAAAAAggaaaggaaaataaaataaaagaaataagAAAACTGGTGAGAACAAAAGAAAGAAGCAAATAAACCAAATAAAAGAATAGGAAAAAAGAGAATGTAAAAACCAGAGAAAACCACTTCAAACTTGAAAAATCGATAACAAACCGAATAAAGAAAAAAAACACATCCACAACTACGGTACTGGGCCGACCTAGTAGCCCCCGTGGCAGAGGCAACCCCGAGCTCCGCCTTGAGTAGGCGATACATAGATCTGGCGCCCAATGACATGGTCGGTAAAGCACGTCAGCGAAGCTATGTAGTAAAAGGGTCGGGCAGCCTACAAGTTTGGCCCAAATAGTTGGAGTCATAGTCCTGGTCAAGTTGGCCCCGGTTGTAGGCCACCCTGACGTCGAGTGCACGCATTGGAGGGCCCCTAACGAGGAGGTGGACTCGGACTCCGACTAGCGGTCATAGTTAGCATGTTGTTTATTCGACATGCCTATCTAAGTATCTAGTCTAGTTGTGTATAAAAATGTCACTTGTCATTTCCGCAGTCTAAAAACGTGTATGTACAATGTCAATAAGAGATAATTTTTGTTCAATAGTTTGATGTTCATCCAGGCAAAATCTAGTTAGAATCTATGCCAAGCCAAAGTAGAATTTTGAGTACACATGGAAAAGATGAGGGAGGAAAAATTATGGAGGTTGCAATTTGGGGATTAGGAGGGGTTGAGAGGATTGGGTGAAGGGGAGGGGTTCACAAGATCCCTTCTCATTCCCAATCCCTTTGGCGTTGGAAAAACTCTAGTGCCAAATAAGGCCTTAGGTATATTGTAAGGCATGGTTTTCTGCGAATTCTTTATCGGGTGCGTAGAAGAACATGAAGATGCAATTAGCGAAGATAGAGATGGCAACTTTAAATTGCTTTGATGCGATGCCGTGTTAATGTATTTTTTTTCTGTTGGTCGcttttgttttgatttttttttttgaaaaaactttcagtctattcatcttcaattatggcagtacaacgaacaccagaaataataaaaaCTACATCCAGATTCATAGaacacctagcgacgactacaagcactgaagcgagtcgaaggcgcgccgccgtcatcgcccctccctcaccGGAGTCGGGTAAAACTTGTTGTAGTAGgcagtcgggaagtcgtcgtgctaagccCCAATAGGACCAGCGTAGCAGCACAGCAATCGCCGCCGTTGAAGAGTAGCGTAGATCAGAAGGATCCAACCTGAAAACACATGAACATAGACGAACTACAaccagatccgagcaaatccaccaagGACAAATCCGCCAGAGACACATCTCCACACGCCCACCGACGATGCTAGACACACCATCAGGACGGGTGCTAGGCGGGAGAAACTTATTTCATCTTCAAGGAGCCGTCGCCATCTCGTCTTcctgagcaggacacaaaccctaacaaaacacGAAAAAACAACTGAAAATAGAGCCCTCCCGCCGACAAGGGCCGAGATCCACCACGCCgccatggccctaaggccaccAGAGACGAGGCGGACCGACGACGGCGCCGGCGGAAGGCAGGGGAACCCTAGAATTTTCTTGGGGAAGAGGCTCTGCTCGGGTCCCAAGTACGCCTCGCAACGCTTGTTTTGATTTCTTTAATCTGATGTAACACCTATCTAATTAATAAAGTCAGATCAGTATCATGGTTTCCCTAAAAAAAAGTAAGAAAGGAAAATATTCATTCACGGAGCCGGTCCTACTTTTGGGACTCATTAAAGCAGACTAGTGCAAGTGAAGTGTAGTTTACTCTACCTGATACTCTCTCGAACCACGCACCCATAAAGTTATATCCCATGGATAAATACATCCAACACCTATGTATATGCTTGAAACAGATTTGAAACACTCGGCCAGTTCCCCGTCACAGGACAATAACTACAAACAAGAAGTGGAGACCAAACAACAGCAGCAGCGGAAAACGATGGTCCAGGCGTCGAGAACTTGTGCAGCACACCTGATCACAAGAGGATCAAAGGAGAATCACAACAAGCTGTTGCAGTTGGTGCTTTGTTGGTACTGACACTTGATGACAAGTCAACAACCATGGATAATTTGGTCTAGCTTATCAGAAGACTCCAGAGATCCAACCCTTATAATTGCTACCCAATTCAAATGACAAACTCACTGAAATAAACAGTGCAATCATAGACCAGCTCTTCCGTCAAAACCATTGCCTAACATACAAAGTAGCCCCATGGATACAATTTAGATACAATCCTTAATATGTACAAGCCCCATTAAGGTCATAGATAAATGCTGGTATTGATCTGTAACCTCCTGCTCGATTACAAGCTTCCTTCCTTGCATTGTGCCGTAAGGGCAGCGGAAAGCAAGTTGCAAAACCCCTCCTTCCTTGCATTGTGCCGTGAGGGCAGCGGAAAGCAAGTTGCAAAACCCCTCCTTCCAAGAACCGGCGGTATCAAGCGTGCCATTTGCTCAAATGGACAAATTAATTTACAGTTTACAATGTTGAAGTTACATCCAAGTGCATGGAGGGCGGAGATGAAGAGAAGCGAAAAAAGCTCCATGGCCACCTTGTTTCTTCCTCACTACTACCTAGAATGCTTAGTTTAATCTTCTATTGACTTGTTTCGTTTGGCATGATAGGGGGTCTCTTCCTAAATGCATGCTTTCTGCAGCGCTCGAAAATGCCATCATACAGCAAATCAAACTGCACTCCAGCTCTTTCCCGATTTACAATGAAAAGAATGTGATCACCCTCAATGATCTTGTGATACCTACAAATCAACGGAAAAAAAATTAGGAAAGCACATGTATAGTTTTACGTGAACAAAGCACAAAAATGGGCGATGTGTCTTCAACACCACCCAGGTTATCGTCCATTTGAATTTAGTATCGAATTTGGTTAGTACTGTTGAAACAAGAAATTCATGCATAACTGTATTTTTTATCAGATAAAAAGGAAAGGGATATATGTCGTTCCAGTAAGAACTTCACAGCAAGACTTAGTAACATGGTACTAACCATATCCCAGGTTGCAAAGGATTGCAGTCAGAATCATCCACTACAAAACGGTTAGGATGCTCTATGGGAATGCGAGGGTGCGTCATGGAGATTGTGTTCAAAGCCccatcattatcttcccaatcttCATCCCTGAGTATCATCAGTAAGAAGATTAATAACGTGCACGAGTAATGAATTGTAAGGTTTTCTACAAGATAAAAAGGGGGAAATGTAAGCAGCATAATCTATGAACTTGGCTTTGGAGCAGAGGATTTCACCTGTATCCTTTGTAAGGTAGAGGCGCGTTTTGAGGGTGCCGCCACATACACATCTGGAGAACTCTGAGAAAGAGCATCGGGTGAACTCCAAGGACGCTTGATGGTACTGTAATTCCAAATAGCTTCCGAGTTCTCTTTGTAGCATAACTGAAGTAGAATGTATTGGGAAAGGTCTTGAGGGTGGAGTTAATTTTTAGAGATCCTTGAATTGTGAGGTCAGGGAGAATCCAGTCTCCTGAGGAAAACGGCCCAGTATTCCCTAGCAGGAGATCAACTAAACCAGAAAAACCAACTTTTCTCCATGACATTTCAAAGTGATCAAAACCGAAATTGTAGTAATTCTTCAGCCAAGGAATGTCCAGCCAATCATAGACAATGACTCCAAGCCTGCAGAGCTGAAGAAGACAAATTGATTTCATGGATCTCCCATCTTCAGCCCTGAAATTAATAGGAAGTGAAACATGATGACAATGGTATGGAGACACACAATATGGAATCACATTGCCTTTTGAAAAATAATAGTATGATATCACACTAATTTTACGAGTTCAAGTCAACACTTACAGCATGCCGTCATAGTAAGTCCGTGTGGTTCCATTAAGGGCGCCTGACAAGGAAGTAA
Coding sequences within it:
- the LOC125517658 gene encoding lipase-like; translated protein: MARFILGLVELGVSAAVHLLFGFYVFSTAVAADISQAAAASGCPLLRRPPPAAGLVDVAAAAAEEEDERRGVVLDGSPPPIVLVHGIFGFGKGRLGGMSYFAGAEKKDDRVLVPDLGSLTSIHDRARELFYYLKGGQVDYGVEHSQVYGHTRFGRIYETGHYPVWDEQNPVHFVGHSAGAQVVRVLHQMLAEKAFPGHDTSEDWVLSLTSLSGALNGTTRTYYDGMLAEDGRSMKSICLLQLCRLGVIVYDWLDIPWLKNYYNFGFDHFEMSWRKVGFSGLVDLLLGNTGPFSSGDWILPDLTIQGSLKINSTLKTFPNTFYFSYATKRTRKLFGITVPSSVLGVHPMLFLRVLQMCMWRHPQNAPLPYKGYRDEDWEDNDGALNTISMTHPRIPIEHPNRFVVDDSDCNPLQPGIWYHKIIEGDHILFIVNRERAGVQFDLLYDGIFERCRKHAFRKRPPIMPNETSQ